A section of the Hyalangium minutum genome encodes:
- a CDS encoding ATP-binding protein has translation MSCLEGDELELLIDALTDPLLACDGREHILYITPAAERLLGWKGEELRGQPFSLLVPPRLQTLDGNSLLRYLLARQQQQPGHSTLLPLKRRGGEELLLEITTGQAQRHGQQRIVLSLRRAPEAPSFSPEPLQQEVSLELWQSGHLGAARKPDMAERRYQTIVENAPLGIFHFDKTPVITACNDYFVRITGSSKQLLIGLNLLTLKDPRITHCISATLSGKHSHYEGDYASVTASKVTPVRIHFAPCHDGSGQVAGGVGIVEDITERKKVEREHARLFREAQEAVRVREDFLTIASHELKTPLTPLSLRLANLERRLERGEPVDPSSLRHARQHLLRLTSLINDLLDASRIESGGLALQPQPTRLDLLTEHVIHVTEGLYEAGHRILFHAPATPLQVLGDPYRLEQVIANLLENALKYSPDGGTIHVSLEPRGDTALLSVSDPGIGIPADQQEHLFERYFRARNVSPRSYGGLGLGLYICRDIVARHGGRIWVESEVDRGSTFYVALPTLPSAQAQPEQASSHTVH, from the coding sequence GTGTCCTGCCTGGAAGGTGATGAGCTCGAGCTCCTGATCGATGCCCTGACCGATCCCCTGCTGGCGTGCGATGGCCGCGAACACATCCTCTACATCACCCCCGCCGCAGAGCGGCTGCTCGGATGGAAGGGAGAAGAGCTGCGCGGCCAGCCCTTCTCCCTCCTCGTTCCCCCACGCCTCCAGACCCTCGACGGGAACTCCCTGCTCCGCTACCTGCTCGCACGCCAACAGCAGCAGCCGGGCCACTCCACGCTCCTCCCCTTGAAGCGCCGGGGCGGCGAAGAGCTGCTGCTGGAGATCACCACCGGCCAGGCCCAGCGGCATGGGCAGCAGCGCATTGTCCTGTCCCTGCGCCGCGCCCCCGAGGCCCCCAGCTTCAGCCCCGAGCCCCTCCAACAGGAGGTGTCCCTCGAGCTCTGGCAAAGCGGCCACCTCGGCGCCGCGCGCAAGCCCGACATGGCCGAGCGCCGCTACCAGACCATCGTCGAGAACGCCCCGCTCGGCATCTTCCACTTCGACAAGACGCCCGTCATCACCGCCTGCAATGACTACTTCGTCCGCATCACCGGCTCGTCCAAGCAGTTGCTGATCGGGCTCAACCTGCTGACCCTGAAGGATCCGCGCATCACCCATTGCATCAGCGCCACGCTCAGCGGCAAGCACTCGCACTATGAAGGCGACTACGCCTCCGTCACCGCTTCCAAGGTGACGCCCGTGCGCATCCACTTCGCCCCCTGCCACGACGGTAGCGGCCAGGTGGCTGGAGGCGTGGGCATCGTCGAGGACATCACCGAGCGCAAGAAGGTGGAGCGGGAGCACGCTCGCCTCTTCCGCGAGGCCCAGGAGGCCGTGCGCGTGCGCGAGGACTTCCTCACCATCGCCTCGCACGAGCTGAAGACGCCCCTCACCCCGCTCTCCCTGCGCCTGGCCAACCTCGAGCGCCGCCTGGAGCGCGGCGAGCCCGTGGACCCCTCCTCCCTGCGCCACGCGCGCCAGCACCTGCTGCGCCTCACCTCGCTCATCAATGACTTGCTGGACGCCTCGCGCATCGAGTCCGGCGGGCTCGCGCTCCAACCTCAGCCCACCCGCCTGGACCTGCTCACCGAGCACGTCATCCACGTCACCGAGGGCCTCTACGAAGCCGGGCACCGCATCCTCTTCCACGCGCCCGCCACGCCGCTCCAGGTGCTGGGAGACCCCTACCGGCTCGAGCAGGTGATCGCCAACCTCCTGGAGAACGCGCTCAAGTACAGCCCGGACGGCGGCACCATCCACGTCTCGCTCGAGCCGCGCGGCGACACAGCCCTGCTGTCCGTGAGCGACCCGGGCATCGGCATCCCCGCTGATCAGCAGGAGCACCTCTTCGAGCGCTACTTCCGCGCGCGCAATGTGTCCCCTCGCTCCTATGGAGGCCTCGGGCTGGGGCTCTACATCTGCCGCGACATCGTCGCGCGCCACGGAGGCCGCATCTGGGTGGAGAGCGAGGTGGACCGCGGCTCCACATTTTATGTCGCCCTTCCGACACTGCCCTCGGCGCAGGCGCAGCCCGAGCAAGCGTCGAGTCACACCGTGCACTGA
- a CDS encoding J domain-containing protein, whose translation MVHVLFFSDRQVRDKLFALVDGTRGLVLVKGVRHGKDMTPPQEREPFDTLDASFGHALTTVIVADEGSIEGMWRDPLGDLAERLYPRSKDDAYTAASSYLILENGRPRAVVRKRETPREDLWYLQEALSQLTSRIPAPDPARKPGPRKAAAPKASRRPPSNDPTPPRGTRAYAYAEPEFEPPPEPPAMDPWKVLGIAPGTSKDEARRAFRALVAQYHPDKVAHLAPEFQELAERKTRELLEAWEQLEKSLP comes from the coding sequence GTGGTCCACGTCCTCTTCTTCTCCGACAGACAGGTGCGCGACAAGCTCTTCGCCCTCGTGGACGGGACGCGAGGGTTGGTGCTCGTGAAGGGCGTGCGCCATGGCAAGGACATGACGCCTCCGCAGGAGCGCGAGCCCTTTGACACCCTCGATGCCAGCTTCGGCCACGCGCTCACCACCGTCATCGTCGCCGACGAGGGCAGCATCGAGGGCATGTGGCGAGACCCGCTCGGAGACCTCGCCGAGCGTCTCTACCCGCGCAGCAAGGACGACGCCTATACCGCCGCGAGCAGCTACCTCATCCTCGAGAACGGCCGCCCCCGCGCCGTCGTGCGCAAGCGGGAAACGCCCCGCGAGGATCTCTGGTACCTCCAGGAGGCGCTCAGCCAGCTCACGTCCCGCATCCCCGCGCCTGACCCCGCTCGCAAGCCGGGCCCTCGCAAGGCCGCTGCTCCCAAGGCCTCGCGCCGCCCGCCCTCCAACGACCCCACGCCCCCGCGTGGTACCCGCGCCTACGCCTACGCCGAGCCCGAGTTCGAGCCCCCTCCCGAGCCGCCCGCAATGGACCCCTGGAAGGTGCTCGGCATCGCCCCCGGTACCTCCAAGGACGAGGCCCGTCGCGCCTTCCGCGCGCTCGTAGCCCAGTACCACCCGGACAAGGTCGCCCACCTCGCTCCCGAGTTTCAGGAGCTGGCCGAGCGCAAGACGCGCGAGCTCCTCGAGGCCTGGGAGCAGCTCGAGAAGTCGCTCCCCTGA
- a CDS encoding endonuclease/exonuclease/phosphatase family protein has protein sequence MAATSLRLVSYNVRYFGHALRGLASTTGPKRRVSAAIASLNPLPDVVCLQEVETSSFRSSVAHRPSHPGETQLQAFMGRMVEIFGAQGREMPYDAFYFRAHHYKLWDFSLYTTGLAILVNRKTLRVDRHNVEAPAQITYHHVQRLKERKQSRICAHMRLQRADDGRAFHVFNTHLSLPTPFAKEFWATKDKMGRGMNQLHEARKLVSLLTEHSQGEPFVVTGDFNSPPASPVFQYLCDEARLTCAQACVGQIDPKSIRGFPTAGFMHMRMHLDHLFSGSGVRWLDMEETRPFGDITSRFHGLSDHMPLIGRFTLEDSVPPSAPVSSEG, from the coding sequence GTGGCTGCCACATCCTTACGTCTCGTGAGCTACAACGTTCGGTACTTCGGCCATGCGCTTCGCGGCTTGGCGAGCACCACGGGCCCCAAGCGCCGGGTCTCCGCGGCGATTGCCTCGTTGAATCCGCTGCCCGACGTCGTCTGCCTGCAAGAGGTGGAGACGAGCTCCTTCCGCAGCTCGGTGGCCCACCGGCCGAGCCACCCGGGGGAGACCCAGCTGCAGGCCTTCATGGGGCGCATGGTGGAGATCTTCGGGGCCCAGGGCCGCGAGATGCCCTACGACGCCTTCTACTTCCGGGCGCACCACTACAAGCTGTGGGACTTCTCGCTGTACACCACGGGGTTGGCCATCCTGGTGAACCGGAAGACGCTGAGAGTGGACCGGCACAACGTGGAGGCGCCGGCTCAAATCACCTACCACCACGTGCAGCGGCTGAAGGAGCGCAAGCAGAGCCGCATCTGCGCGCACATGCGGCTGCAGCGGGCGGACGATGGGCGGGCGTTCCACGTCTTCAACACGCACCTGAGCCTGCCCACGCCGTTCGCCAAGGAGTTCTGGGCGACGAAGGACAAGATGGGGCGCGGGATGAACCAGCTGCACGAGGCGCGCAAGCTGGTGTCGCTGTTGACGGAGCACTCGCAGGGCGAGCCGTTCGTGGTGACCGGGGACTTCAACTCGCCGCCAGCCTCGCCCGTGTTCCAGTACCTGTGCGACGAGGCGCGGCTCACGTGCGCGCAGGCGTGCGTGGGACAGATTGATCCGAAGTCCATCCGAGGCTTTCCCACGGCGGGCTTCATGCACATGCGCATGCACCTGGACCACCTGTTCTCGGGGAGCGGGGTGCGGTGGCTGGACATGGAGGAGACGCGGCCGTTCGGGGACATCACCAGCCGGTTCCATGGGCTGTCGGACCACATGCCGCTGATTGGGCGCTTCACGCTGGAGGACTCGGTGCCGCCCTCCGCGCCCGTGTCCTCGGAGGGCTGA
- a CDS encoding AAA family ATPase, with the protein MTPTSSRFRGTEKYLSSEGLQAAVNCALTLQRPLLVKGEPGTGKTLLAEAISEALGMRLIPWHVKSTTRAQDGLYVYDTVQRLYDSRFGDGDVKDIRRYIRLGPLGEAFSAKERVVLLIDEVDKADLEFPNDLLHELDRMRFRIVETNEEVVAAHRPVVIITSNNEKELPDAFLRRCVFHFIDFPDTDLMRRIVGVHHPGLDAELAEQALKVFYELRGFSRLRKRPTTSELIDWIAVLKASGVQSFKLDENLPFLGALLKKEQDLMAVAEAFGRGRRTRA; encoded by the coding sequence ATGACGCCCACCTCCTCCCGTTTCCGTGGCACCGAGAAGTACCTCTCCAGCGAGGGCCTCCAGGCCGCCGTCAACTGTGCGCTGACGCTCCAGCGTCCCCTGTTGGTGAAAGGCGAGCCCGGCACCGGAAAGACCCTCCTGGCCGAGGCCATCTCCGAGGCGCTCGGCATGCGCCTCATCCCCTGGCACGTGAAGAGCACCACCCGCGCCCAGGATGGCCTCTACGTCTACGACACCGTGCAGCGCCTGTATGACTCGCGCTTCGGCGACGGGGACGTGAAGGACATCCGCCGCTACATCCGCCTGGGGCCTCTGGGCGAGGCCTTCTCCGCGAAGGAGCGCGTGGTGCTGCTCATCGACGAGGTGGACAAGGCGGACCTCGAGTTCCCCAACGACTTGCTCCACGAGCTGGACCGGATGCGCTTCCGCATCGTGGAGACGAACGAGGAGGTGGTGGCCGCGCACCGCCCCGTCGTCATCATCACCAGCAACAACGAGAAGGAGCTGCCGGACGCCTTCCTGCGCCGCTGCGTGTTCCACTTCATCGACTTCCCGGACACGGACCTGATGCGCCGCATCGTCGGCGTGCACCACCCGGGGCTGGACGCGGAGCTGGCCGAGCAGGCCCTGAAGGTCTTCTACGAGCTGCGCGGCTTCTCGCGGCTGCGCAAGCGGCCCACCACCAGCGAGCTCATCGACTGGATCGCCGTGCTCAAGGCCAGCGGCGTGCAGAGCTTCAAGCTGGATGAGAACCTGCCCTTCCTCGGCGCGCTGCTGAAGAAGGAGCAGGACCTGATGGCGGTGGCCGAGGCGTTCGGCCGGGGCCGCCGGACGCGGGCCTAA
- a CDS encoding vWA domain-containing protein, producing the protein MFLPFLYELRKRNIPVGTQEALALAGALRAGLHDSSLDGFYHVARSLLVHSEAHLDAFDQAFLAHFKGVESAGLQLTQELMDWLREAKERRDLTPEEQELLNSLDEEALRQLFEERLREQRERHDGGNRWIGTGGTSPFGNGGHGQQGMRVGGTGGRQGTALFQAGERKYQGYRDDVVLDTRQLEVALRKLRAFAREGAPDELDVDETINATAKNAGELEVVTRPPRRPNTRVVLLMDVGGSMDPYAALMSRLFSAASRATHFKELRTYYFHNCVYGKLYATPQLTGGTTVPDLIAQVGKHHKLVIVGDAYMAPYELGIRADANGHYSPDGLEGLVWMMQLAQHFERSAWLNPEPPRIWPNSTIATIGRVFNMFPLTLEGLGEAVSHLTKGRTPKGLSARR; encoded by the coding sequence ATGTTCCTGCCCTTCCTCTACGAGCTGCGCAAGCGCAACATCCCCGTGGGCACCCAGGAGGCGCTGGCCCTCGCGGGCGCGTTGCGCGCGGGGCTTCATGACAGCAGCCTCGACGGCTTCTACCACGTGGCGCGCTCGCTGCTGGTGCACTCGGAGGCGCACCTGGACGCCTTTGATCAGGCCTTCCTGGCGCACTTCAAGGGCGTGGAGTCCGCGGGCCTGCAGCTGACGCAGGAGCTGATGGACTGGCTTCGCGAGGCCAAGGAGCGGAGGGACCTCACCCCCGAGGAGCAGGAGCTGCTCAACTCGCTGGATGAGGAGGCCCTGCGGCAGCTCTTCGAGGAGCGGTTGCGCGAGCAGCGCGAGCGCCACGACGGCGGCAACCGGTGGATCGGCACGGGGGGCACATCGCCCTTCGGCAACGGGGGCCATGGGCAGCAGGGCATGCGCGTGGGCGGCACCGGCGGTCGGCAGGGCACTGCTCTCTTCCAGGCCGGCGAGCGCAAGTACCAGGGCTACCGGGACGACGTGGTGCTGGACACCCGTCAGTTGGAGGTGGCGCTGCGCAAGCTGCGGGCCTTCGCGCGCGAGGGCGCTCCGGACGAGCTGGACGTGGACGAGACGATCAACGCCACGGCGAAGAACGCGGGCGAGCTGGAGGTGGTGACGCGGCCGCCGCGCCGGCCCAACACGCGCGTGGTGCTGCTGATGGACGTGGGCGGCTCGATGGATCCGTACGCAGCGCTGATGAGCCGGCTCTTCAGCGCGGCCAGCCGGGCCACGCACTTCAAGGAGCTGCGCACCTACTACTTCCACAACTGCGTCTACGGGAAGCTCTACGCCACCCCGCAGCTCACAGGCGGCACCACGGTGCCGGACCTGATTGCGCAGGTGGGCAAGCACCACAAGCTCGTCATCGTGGGCGACGCGTACATGGCGCCTTACGAGCTGGGCATCCGCGCGGATGCCAACGGGCACTACTCCCCGGACGGGCTGGAGGGGCTTGTCTGGATGATGCAGTTGGCGCAGCACTTCGAGCGCAGCGCGTGGCTCAACCCCGAGCCGCCTCGCATCTGGCCCAACAGCACCATCGCCACCATCGGCCGCGTCTTCAACATGTTCCCCCTCACCCTCGAGGGGCTGGGCGAGGCCGTGTCCCACCTCACCAAGGGCCGCACCCCCAAGGGCCTCTCCGCCCGCCGCTGA
- a CDS encoding endonuclease domain-containing protein — translation MLPIALSVERTWVDAFLAGPESRSLAMVREGLIEVAAPSPQALQRRLEELGVRDTELLAAPLAQLAEDGASDELVTRFGRAALAREAAAREPSGASRARSAEEEFLHLLLEEIPETQGLFELNQRAGFLIQGRPVEVDFLSLTLRVAIEVDGYYHFRDKEAYRRDRRKDLALQREGYLVLRFLADDVVERFREIRDTLLEVVAHRRDPSRRQPPLGEDADGGE, via the coding sequence GTGTTGCCCATCGCGCTCAGCGTGGAGCGGACCTGGGTCGACGCGTTCCTGGCAGGCCCTGAGAGTCGCTCACTCGCCATGGTCCGCGAGGGGCTCATCGAGGTGGCAGCGCCTTCACCTCAGGCTTTGCAGCGGAGGTTGGAGGAACTGGGCGTCCGCGACACCGAGCTTCTCGCTGCGCCCCTGGCCCAGCTTGCCGAGGATGGCGCCTCGGATGAGCTGGTGACCCGCTTTGGCCGGGCAGCGCTGGCTCGGGAAGCCGCTGCCCGCGAACCTTCCGGAGCCAGCCGCGCCCGGAGCGCCGAAGAGGAGTTCCTGCACCTGCTCTTGGAAGAGATTCCAGAGACGCAAGGCCTCTTCGAGCTCAATCAGAGGGCAGGATTCCTCATCCAGGGCCGACCTGTCGAGGTGGATTTCCTGTCACTGACCTTGCGTGTGGCGATAGAGGTCGACGGTTACTATCACTTCCGGGACAAGGAAGCCTATCGGCGCGACCGCCGAAAGGATTTGGCGCTCCAGCGAGAAGGCTATCTGGTGCTCCGGTTCCTGGCGGACGATGTGGTGGAGCGGTTTCGCGAGATTCGCGATACACTCTTGGAGGTCGTGGCCCACAGGCGCGACCCGTCAAGGCGGCAACCGCCGCTGGGGGAGGATGCAGATGGTGGGGAGTGA
- a CDS encoding AAA family ATPase, whose protein sequence is MSHQNDLRLSAFFSDTEVFHPIQHRHDMWRQDPFDVETIHKEARSAFERLLLRATTPPRPESGRILLLLGDSGCGKTHLMRAFRSRAHERSLGFVGYMQMTTAQSSYGRYMLNNLVDSLDQPYLAPSEPRSGLERLSGMLLERCSKVAALLADSEQDADEVPALVDIAADELKGQPLFERCDLDLMRALLFLQRNDTRIKSRVLKYLRCEDLSEGDRKVLGGLVPRIHDHHPLETVEHLGRLVAALDHSLVLCVDQLEGFNDFESQQVPHFRRAMTALCDLADRVPSSIIVISCLHNFWQGLSNQLTQSLRDRIENAPPFIKLEAQRTADEARLITERRLEHLYALKDAPFDYAEPTYPFPHEGFEALSGHRAREVLDTCRRWREHAISTGVLPHQFPLSSEKAEPLPEVPPQETLALDQEWNDFRTGHSTPPPEEDSELSSLLAWALQASMDELETGHRVQARSEGEALFVELTPGDQRLRLAFCNKGAQRGALARQIEQVRKDAKGRIPVAVRSSSFPNSPKSEAALELGKLLSKGGRNAVLEDSDCRLILALKAFRQQHESYPGFAAWLRSTQPLSQLKPLRDILDLDHLSRPAAVPGAAPAPAVAPQTESSAPAPVTAPPVAAAPPRAAPERQGTEQPPPQRQPSAPSRARGPVPLRLGAEESLLKEEISLLPDELTKHAAFLGGSGSGKTTLALNVIEQLLLQGIPAILVDRKGDLAGYATEEFWTRSASSPERAERQARLRECLDVALFTPGHPQGRPLSIAIVPEGLAQLPEFDRQLATRHAADALAGMLDYRQSPRDKSCRTLLSQAIDQYVQLSQQTVALEPLIQFIGDKDPRLVSAAGRLDTKLFDKLADDLDRLRIDTEKTQLLGGSGADKLDMDLLLGRGAHARPGKTRLSVLSTRFLGDTHSVLFWISQFLIEVTRWLNRSPSSSLQAVILFDEADMYLPATRQPATKQPMENLLKRARSGGLGLMLATQSPGDFDYKCRDTIRSWFVGRVKEKNSLDKMRPMLSEARVDFTAKIPQQTTGEFHLIREGKVNRFRADPSALSTEQLAEEELLRLAARTQSRP, encoded by the coding sequence ATGAGCCACCAGAACGATCTCCGCCTCTCCGCCTTCTTCTCGGACACCGAGGTCTTCCACCCCATCCAGCACCGCCACGACATGTGGCGGCAGGATCCGTTCGATGTCGAGACGATCCACAAGGAGGCACGCTCCGCCTTCGAGCGCCTGCTGCTGCGCGCGACGACGCCCCCGCGCCCGGAGTCCGGCCGCATCCTGCTGCTGCTGGGGGACTCGGGCTGCGGGAAGACCCATCTGATGCGGGCCTTCCGCTCCAGGGCCCACGAGCGCTCGCTGGGCTTCGTCGGCTACATGCAGATGACGACGGCCCAGTCCAGCTATGGGCGCTACATGCTCAACAACCTGGTGGACTCGCTGGACCAGCCCTATCTGGCGCCCTCGGAGCCTCGTTCGGGCCTGGAGCGGCTCTCCGGAATGCTGCTGGAGCGGTGCAGCAAGGTCGCCGCCCTCCTCGCGGACTCCGAGCAGGATGCCGATGAGGTGCCCGCGCTGGTGGACATTGCCGCGGATGAACTCAAGGGGCAGCCCCTCTTCGAGCGGTGCGACCTGGACCTGATGCGGGCGCTCTTGTTCCTGCAGCGCAATGACACGCGCATCAAGAGCCGGGTGCTCAAGTACCTGCGCTGCGAGGATTTGTCCGAGGGCGATCGAAAGGTGCTCGGAGGTCTGGTGCCTCGCATCCACGACCATCACCCTCTGGAGACCGTGGAGCACCTGGGGCGGCTCGTGGCGGCGCTGGACCACTCGCTGGTGTTGTGTGTGGACCAGCTCGAGGGGTTCAACGACTTCGAGTCCCAGCAGGTGCCGCACTTCCGCCGGGCCATGACCGCGCTGTGTGACTTGGCCGATCGCGTGCCCTCGTCGATCATCGTCATCAGCTGCTTGCACAACTTCTGGCAGGGGTTGAGCAACCAGCTCACGCAGTCGCTGCGGGACCGCATCGAGAATGCGCCGCCCTTCATCAAGCTGGAGGCCCAGCGCACGGCCGATGAGGCCCGGCTCATCACCGAGCGCAGGCTGGAGCACCTCTACGCGCTGAAGGATGCACCCTTTGATTACGCGGAGCCCACCTACCCCTTCCCGCATGAGGGCTTCGAGGCGCTGTCGGGCCATCGCGCACGGGAGGTTCTCGATACGTGCCGGCGCTGGCGCGAGCACGCCATCTCCACGGGAGTGCTTCCCCATCAGTTCCCCTTGAGCAGCGAGAAGGCAGAGCCGCTGCCCGAGGTTCCCCCGCAGGAGACCCTGGCGCTGGATCAGGAGTGGAACGATTTCCGCACCGGGCACTCCACGCCGCCTCCGGAGGAGGACTCGGAGCTGTCCTCGCTGCTGGCGTGGGCGCTGCAAGCTTCCATGGACGAGTTGGAGACAGGACACCGCGTCCAGGCCCGGTCCGAGGGTGAGGCCCTCTTCGTGGAGCTCACGCCCGGAGATCAGCGGCTGCGCCTGGCCTTCTGCAACAAGGGGGCTCAGCGGGGAGCCCTCGCGAGGCAGATCGAACAGGTGCGCAAGGACGCCAAGGGGCGCATCCCCGTCGCCGTTCGTTCCAGCTCCTTTCCCAACAGCCCCAAGTCCGAGGCAGCCCTGGAGCTGGGCAAGCTCCTCAGCAAGGGCGGGCGCAACGCCGTGCTCGAGGACAGCGATTGCCGCCTCATCCTGGCGCTGAAGGCTTTCCGGCAGCAGCACGAGTCCTACCCGGGCTTTGCCGCGTGGCTCCGCTCGACCCAGCCCCTGAGCCAGCTCAAGCCCTTGCGGGACATTCTGGATCTCGACCACCTGAGCCGCCCGGCGGCCGTGCCCGGTGCAGCGCCCGCGCCCGCGGTGGCGCCGCAGACCGAGTCTTCAGCGCCTGCTCCCGTGACCGCTCCACCCGTGGCAGCTGCTCCTCCCCGGGCGGCGCCGGAGCGCCAAGGGACCGAGCAACCCCCCCCGCAGCGTCAGCCTTCTGCTCCCTCACGTGCGCGTGGGCCGGTGCCTCTCCGGTTGGGCGCCGAGGAGAGTCTGCTCAAGGAAGAGATCTCCCTGCTCCCGGATGAGCTGACCAAGCATGCGGCCTTCCTGGGCGGCTCCGGGAGCGGCAAGACGACACTGGCGCTGAACGTCATCGAGCAGCTCTTGCTGCAGGGCATTCCGGCCATCCTCGTGGATCGCAAGGGAGACCTGGCGGGCTATGCGACCGAGGAGTTCTGGACGCGCAGTGCCAGCAGCCCCGAGCGCGCCGAGCGCCAGGCCCGGCTCCGCGAGTGCCTGGATGTGGCGCTCTTCACTCCGGGGCATCCACAAGGGCGTCCGCTGTCCATCGCCATCGTTCCGGAGGGGCTCGCTCAGCTGCCAGAGTTCGATCGGCAGTTGGCCACCCGCCATGCCGCGGATGCGCTGGCGGGCATGCTGGACTACCGGCAGAGCCCTCGCGACAAGTCCTGCCGGACCTTGCTCAGTCAGGCCATTGATCAATACGTCCAGCTCTCGCAGCAGACCGTCGCCCTGGAGCCGCTCATCCAGTTCATCGGGGACAAGGATCCTCGGCTGGTCAGCGCCGCGGGCCGGCTGGACACCAAGTTGTTCGACAAGCTGGCGGATGACCTGGACCGGCTGCGCATCGACACGGAGAAGACCCAGCTGCTGGGGGGCAGCGGGGCAGACAAGCTCGACATGGACCTGCTGCTCGGACGAGGCGCCCATGCGCGGCCCGGAAAGACGCGCTTGAGCGTTCTCAGCACCCGGTTCCTGGGAGACACGCACAGCGTCCTCTTCTGGATCTCCCAGTTCCTCATTGAGGTGACGCGGTGGCTCAACCGCAGCCCCTCCAGCTCACTGCAGGCCGTCATCCTCTTTGACGAGGCGGACATGTACCTGCCTGCCACGCGTCAGCCCGCCACCAAGCAGCCCATGGAGAACCTGCTGAAGCGGGCTCGCTCGGGAGGGCTGGGCTTGATGCTGGCGACCCAGAGCCCGGGCGACTTCGACTACAAGTGCCGCGACACCATCCGCTCCTGGTTCGTGGGCCGCGTCAAAGAGAAGAACTCCTTGGACAAGATGCGGCCCATGCTCAGCGAGGCCCGGGTGGACTTCACGGCGAAGATCCCCCAGCAGACCACGGGCGAGTTCCACCTCATCCGTGAGGGCAAGGTGAACCGCTTCCGGGCGGACCCGTCCGCCCTGTCCACCGAGCAGCTCGCGGAGGAGGAGCTGCTGCGGCTGGCCGCCCGCACTCAGTCGCGCCCCTGA
- a CDS encoding S8 family serine peptidase → MATISKLPSPSLPTSTPRTETAQPKAPAPAPRSEARASRAADGFDSAPARSNFVDRPGNTFVARPTGLRPGSPQLNPTEAPAPRPTLSRQPLAREATAQTLKAEATPNLEVKDLSKVTSTVSFDKDVSIDSLKLSMDLAHTYRGDLKVTLTSPSGKTATISDKQGGSADDLKGTFDLSAFKGEKTKGTWTLTVEDTARSDTGTLKNWSLEATGKAEGPVDPKPTPKGPPVVAIFDGGVDYKHSDLDGAMWTNPNEVEGDGIDNDGNGVADDMHGFNVGFNSGDPMKGEGTDHGTHVAGIIAAEDNGQGNTGVAAGKAQVLSVGGLYDGNDLLTNFERSVDYVVGLKDKGANIRAVNASFGDEYKDAASQARWKAAIQKLADADILLVAATANGNGSNMNNVQDFPANVDLPNVITVASMDKNNDKLARFSSHGDKVVELAAVGEDVLSTVPGGRWEKMSGTSMATPRVAATAALMFAENPNLTAAQVRDMLVKTVEVDPDLKGKVSTGGKLDIAAAVAAARAAAATSFAARP, encoded by the coding sequence ATGGCTACCATCTCCAAGCTCCCTTCTCCTTCGCTTCCGACTTCGACCCCCCGCACCGAGACGGCGCAGCCTAAGGCCCCGGCCCCGGCTCCTCGCTCGGAGGCCCGCGCGAGCCGCGCGGCGGATGGCTTCGACTCCGCACCCGCGCGCTCGAACTTCGTGGATCGCCCGGGCAACACCTTCGTGGCGCGCCCCACCGGCCTGCGTCCGGGCTCGCCGCAGCTGAACCCGACGGAGGCCCCCGCGCCCCGCCCGACGCTCTCGCGCCAGCCGCTGGCCCGCGAGGCGACAGCGCAGACGCTCAAGGCCGAGGCCACGCCGAACCTGGAGGTGAAGGACCTCTCCAAGGTCACCTCCACAGTGAGCTTCGACAAGGACGTGAGCATCGACTCGCTGAAGCTGTCGATGGACCTGGCGCACACCTACCGGGGCGACCTGAAGGTGACGCTGACGAGCCCCTCGGGGAAGACGGCCACCATCAGCGACAAGCAGGGCGGCAGCGCGGACGACCTGAAGGGCACCTTTGACCTGAGCGCCTTCAAGGGTGAGAAGACGAAGGGCACCTGGACGCTGACGGTGGAGGACACGGCGCGTTCCGACACGGGCACGCTGAAGAACTGGAGCCTCGAGGCCACGGGCAAGGCCGAGGGCCCGGTGGATCCGAAGCCGACCCCCAAGGGCCCGCCTGTCGTCGCCATCTTCGACGGCGGCGTGGACTACAAGCACTCGGACTTGGACGGGGCCATGTGGACCAACCCGAACGAAGTCGAGGGTGACGGCATCGACAACGACGGCAACGGCGTGGCGGACGACATGCACGGCTTCAACGTGGGCTTCAACTCGGGCGACCCGATGAAGGGCGAGGGCACGGACCACGGCACGCACGTGGCGGGCATCATCGCCGCCGAGGACAACGGCCAGGGCAACACTGGCGTGGCGGCGGGCAAGGCGCAGGTGCTCTCGGTGGGCGGCCTCTACGACGGCAATGACTTGCTGACGAACTTCGAGCGCTCGGTGGACTACGTGGTGGGCCTGAAGGACAAGGGCGCCAACATCCGCGCGGTGAACGCGAGCTTCGGGGACGAGTACAAGGACGCGGCCTCGCAGGCGCGCTGGAAGGCGGCCATCCAGAAGCTGGCGGACGCTGACATCCTCCTGGTGGCGGCCACGGCGAACGGCAACGGCAGCAACATGAACAACGTGCAGGACTTCCCGGCCAACGTGGATCTGCCCAACGTCATCACCGTGGCGTCCATGGACAAGAACAACGACAAGCTGGCGCGCTTCTCCTCGCACGGCGACAAGGTGGTGGAGCTGGCCGCAGTGGGCGAGGACGTGCTGAGCACGGTGCCGGGCGGCCGCTGGGAGAAGATGAGCGGCACCTCCATGGCCACCCCGCGCGTGGCGGCCACCGCGGCGCTCATGTTCGCGGAGAACCCCAACCTCACGGCGGCGCAGGTGCGCGACATGCTGGTGAAGACGGTGGAGGTGGATCCGGACCTGAAGGGCAAGGTGAGCACGGGCGGCAAGCTGGACATCGCCGCCGCCGTGGCCGCCGCCCGCGCCGCCGCGGCCACCTCCTTCGCCGCGCGCCCGTAG